The proteins below come from a single Dermatophilaceae bacterium Soc4.6 genomic window:
- the gltB gene encoding glutamate synthase large subunit yields MVSSRPLFTAQPTDTGLYRRDLEHDACGVAMVATMRGSAGHDIVEHALTALRNLDHRGATGADPSVGDGAGILTQVPDAFLRSVVPFPLPAAGAYAVGLAFLPPDATQRAQVVADIEALAAEESMKVLGWRDVPVVADLVGQAARACMPHFAQLFVTSSVGRQVGVGLDRYAFCLRKRAERETDVYFASLSSRTLVYKGMLTTGQLEPFFPDLSDRLYETELALVHSRFSTNTFPSWPLAHPYRFIAHNGEINTVKGNRNWMRARESQLTSDIIPGDLKRVFPVCTPDASDSASFDEVLELLHLGGRSLPHSVLMMIPEAWENNGAMDPARRAFYEFHSTFMEPWDGPACVTFTDGTLIGAVLDRNGLRPGRYAVTDDGLVVLASESGVLDLPAETIVKRGRLQPGKMFLVDTEHGRIIGDEEIKSGLASRHPYDEWLHAGVIELKDLPEREHIVHTASSVARRQQTFGYTQEELRILLTPMARTGGEALGSMGTDSPIAVLSSRPRLVFDYFTQLFAQVTNPPLDAIREELVTSLGTTIGPEGNALSASAAHARLVHLPFPVIDNDELAKIVHINADGDLPGYATHVVQGLYDVTGGAGAMEARLEAIFAETSQAIRRGARFVVLSDRDSGRDLAPIPSLLLTSAVHHHLIREKTRTQVGLLVEAGDVREVHHVALLVGYGAAAVNPYLAMESVEELVRSGTISGVTPELAVKNLIKALGKGVLKVMSKMGISTVASYRGAQVFEAIGLAQDLVDRYFTGTVSQLGGIGLDVVADEVAARHASAYPPEGIHQAHRKLWVGGEYQWRREGEPHLFDPDTVFRLQHSTRQRRYDIFKQYTARVDEQSTRLMTLRGLFEFTDAAVSGREPLAIDEVEPVCEIVKRFSTGAMSYGSISQEAHENLAIAMNRLGGKSNTGEGGEDEDRLLDPARRSAIKQVASGRFGVTSLYLTESDDIQIKMAQGAKPGEGGQLPGPKVYPWVAKTRHSTPGVGLISPPPHHDIYSIEDLAQLIHDLKNANPQARVHVKLVSEVGVGTVAAGVSKAHADVVLVSGHDGGTGASPLTSLKHAGAPWELGLAETQQTLRLNGLRDRIVVQTDGQLKTGRDVVIAALLGAEEFGFATAPLVVSGCIMMRVCHLDTCPVGVATQNPDLRARFSGKPEFVETFFEYIAQEVRELLAQLGFRSVREAVGHVEALHTEKAVQHWKAAGLDLAPILTQVQDPTGGTPYNSAVQDHGLEKALDHQLIAMAQPALRDGEQVRGSLAVRNVNRTVGTMLGHEITKAHPHGLPDGTIELTLTGSGGQSFGAFLPRGLTLVLEGDSNDYVGKGLSGGRIIVRPQPGARLTAEANVIAGNVIGYGATAGEIFLRGQVGERFCVRNSGAVAVVEGVGDHGCEYMTGGIAVVLGATGRNFAAGMSGGVAYVLDLDPGLVNTELVDLLPLRESDATTLEELLRRHLRWTDSTVSGRLLQDWDASRARFTLVLPRDYQRVLDVRARAEAEGLDLQGAQVWDRIMEASRG; encoded by the coding sequence TTGGTCTCCTCGCGCCCCCTGTTCACGGCCCAGCCGACCGATACCGGCCTCTACCGCCGCGACCTCGAGCACGACGCCTGTGGCGTCGCCATGGTCGCGACGATGCGCGGCAGCGCGGGCCACGACATCGTGGAGCACGCGCTGACGGCGCTGCGCAACCTCGACCACCGCGGCGCGACCGGGGCCGACCCGTCGGTCGGTGACGGAGCCGGCATCCTGACCCAGGTGCCTGACGCGTTCCTGCGCAGCGTCGTGCCCTTCCCCCTGCCGGCGGCCGGGGCGTATGCCGTGGGCCTCGCGTTCCTCCCGCCGGACGCGACCCAGCGGGCGCAGGTCGTCGCCGACATCGAGGCGCTGGCCGCCGAGGAGTCGATGAAGGTCCTCGGGTGGCGCGACGTGCCGGTCGTCGCCGACCTCGTCGGTCAGGCTGCCCGCGCGTGCATGCCGCACTTCGCCCAGCTCTTCGTCACCTCGTCGGTGGGTCGCCAGGTCGGGGTGGGGCTCGACCGCTATGCGTTCTGCCTGCGCAAGCGCGCCGAGCGCGAGACGGACGTCTACTTCGCCTCACTCTCCTCGCGCACGCTGGTCTACAAGGGCATGCTGACGACCGGTCAGCTCGAGCCGTTCTTCCCGGACCTGTCCGACCGGCTCTACGAGACCGAGCTGGCGCTCGTCCACTCGCGCTTCTCGACCAACACGTTCCCCTCGTGGCCCCTGGCCCACCCCTACCGCTTCATCGCCCACAACGGCGAGATCAACACCGTCAAGGGCAACCGCAACTGGATGCGGGCGCGAGAGAGCCAGCTCACCTCCGACATCATCCCCGGCGACCTCAAGCGGGTCTTCCCGGTCTGCACGCCCGACGCCTCCGACTCGGCGAGCTTCGACGAGGTGCTCGAGCTGCTGCACCTCGGTGGCCGCTCCCTGCCGCACTCGGTCCTGATGATGATCCCCGAGGCGTGGGAGAACAACGGGGCGATGGACCCGGCCCGACGCGCCTTCTACGAGTTCCACTCCACCTTCATGGAGCCCTGGGACGGCCCGGCCTGCGTCACCTTCACTGACGGCACCCTCATCGGTGCGGTGCTCGACCGCAACGGCCTGCGCCCCGGGCGCTACGCGGTGACGGACGACGGACTGGTCGTCCTCGCGTCCGAGTCGGGGGTCCTCGACCTGCCGGCCGAGACCATCGTCAAGCGCGGGCGGCTGCAGCCCGGCAAGATGTTCCTCGTCGACACCGAGCACGGCCGCATCATCGGTGACGAGGAGATCAAGTCGGGGCTGGCGTCGCGCCACCCCTACGACGAGTGGCTGCACGCCGGCGTCATCGAGCTCAAGGACCTGCCCGAGCGCGAGCACATCGTGCACACCGCGTCGTCCGTGGCCCGTCGGCAGCAGACGTTCGGCTACACCCAGGAGGAGCTGCGCATCCTCCTGACGCCGATGGCCCGCACCGGGGGAGAGGCCCTCGGCTCGATGGGGACCGACTCGCCCATCGCCGTGCTCTCGAGCCGACCCCGCCTGGTCTTCGACTACTTCACCCAGCTCTTCGCGCAGGTGACCAACCCTCCGCTCGACGCGATCCGCGAGGAGCTCGTCACCTCGCTGGGCACGACCATCGGGCCCGAGGGCAATGCCCTCTCCGCATCGGCGGCGCACGCCCGCCTGGTGCACCTGCCCTTCCCCGTCATCGACAACGACGAGCTGGCCAAGATCGTCCACATCAACGCCGACGGCGACCTGCCGGGCTACGCCACGCACGTGGTGCAGGGCCTGTACGACGTGACCGGCGGCGCCGGGGCGATGGAGGCCCGGCTCGAGGCGATCTTCGCCGAGACCTCGCAGGCGATCCGCCGGGGGGCCCGCTTCGTCGTGCTCTCCGACCGCGACTCGGGACGAGACCTCGCCCCGATCCCGTCGCTGCTGCTCACCTCGGCCGTGCACCACCACCTGATCCGCGAGAAGACCCGCACCCAGGTCGGGCTGCTCGTCGAGGCCGGTGACGTGCGGGAGGTGCACCACGTCGCCCTGCTCGTCGGCTACGGCGCGGCCGCGGTCAACCCCTACCTCGCCATGGAGAGCGTGGAGGAGCTCGTCCGCTCCGGCACGATCTCGGGCGTCACCCCCGAGCTGGCGGTCAAGAACCTCATCAAGGCCCTCGGCAAGGGCGTCCTCAAGGTGATGTCCAAGATGGGCATCTCCACGGTGGCGTCCTACCGCGGGGCGCAGGTCTTCGAGGCGATCGGTCTCGCGCAGGACCTCGTCGACCGCTACTTCACCGGCACGGTCAGCCAGCTCGGCGGGATCGGGCTCGACGTGGTCGCCGACGAGGTCGCCGCCCGGCACGCGTCGGCCTACCCGCCCGAGGGCATCCACCAGGCCCACCGCAAGCTGTGGGTGGGCGGCGAGTACCAGTGGCGCCGCGAGGGCGAGCCGCACCTGTTCGACCCCGACACGGTCTTCCGGCTGCAGCACTCGACCCGCCAGCGGCGCTACGACATCTTCAAGCAGTACACCGCCCGCGTCGACGAGCAGTCGACCCGCCTGATGACGCTGCGGGGGCTCTTCGAGTTCACCGACGCCGCCGTGAGCGGGCGCGAGCCCCTCGCGATCGACGAGGTCGAGCCGGTCTGCGAGATCGTCAAGCGCTTCTCCACCGGCGCCATGAGCTACGGCTCGATCAGCCAGGAGGCCCACGAGAACCTCGCGATCGCGATGAACCGTCTGGGCGGCAAGTCCAACACCGGTGAGGGCGGTGAGGACGAGGACCGCCTGCTCGACCCGGCCCGGCGGTCGGCGATCAAGCAGGTGGCCTCGGGCCGCTTCGGGGTGACCAGCCTCTACCTCACCGAGTCCGACGACATCCAGATCAAGATGGCGCAGGGCGCGAAGCCGGGGGAGGGCGGGCAGCTGCCCGGGCCCAAGGTCTACCCGTGGGTGGCCAAGACCCGGCACAGCACGCCCGGTGTGGGGCTCATCTCGCCGCCGCCGCACCACGACATCTACTCCATCGAGGACCTGGCCCAGCTGATCCACGACCTCAAGAACGCGAACCCGCAGGCGCGGGTGCACGTCAAGCTGGTGTCCGAGGTCGGCGTGGGCACGGTCGCGGCGGGGGTCTCGAAGGCGCACGCCGACGTGGTGCTCGTCTCGGGCCACGACGGTGGCACCGGCGCCTCGCCGCTGACGTCCCTCAAGCACGCCGGGGCGCCGTGGGAGCTCGGCCTGGCCGAGACCCAGCAGACGCTGCGCCTCAACGGCCTACGGGACCGGATCGTCGTGCAGACCGACGGCCAGCTGAAGACCGGCCGCGACGTCGTCATCGCGGCCCTACTCGGCGCCGAGGAGTTCGGCTTCGCCACCGCCCCGCTCGTGGTCTCGGGCTGCATCATGATGCGGGTCTGCCACCTCGACACGTGCCCCGTCGGTGTCGCCACGCAGAACCCCGACCTGCGGGCGCGCTTCTCGGGCAAGCCCGAGTTCGTCGAGACCTTCTTCGAGTACATCGCGCAGGAGGTGCGCGAGCTGCTCGCGCAGCTCGGTTTCCGCTCGGTCCGCGAGGCCGTCGGCCACGTCGAGGCGCTCCACACCGAGAAGGCCGTCCAGCACTGGAAGGCCGCCGGCCTCGACCTCGCGCCGATCCTCACCCAGGTCCAGGACCCGACCGGTGGCACCCCCTACAACTCCGCGGTGCAGGACCACGGGCTCGAGAAGGCGCTCGACCACCAGCTCATCGCCATGGCGCAGCCGGCGCTGCGCGACGGTGAGCAGGTGCGGGGCTCGCTGGCCGTGCGCAACGTCAACCGCACGGTGGGCACGATGCTCGGGCACGAGATCACCAAGGCGCACCCCCACGGCCTGCCGGACGGCACGATCGAGCTGACGCTCACCGGGTCGGGCGGCCAGTCGTTCGGGGCGTTCCTGCCCCGGGGCCTGACCCTGGTGCTCGAGGGCGACTCCAACGACTACGTCGGCAAGGGCCTGTCCGGTGGGCGCATCATCGTGCGGCCGCAGCCGGGGGCCCGGCTCACGGCCGAGGCCAACGTCATCGCCGGCAACGTCATCGGCTACGGCGCCACCGCGGGCGAGATCTTCCTCCGTGGACAGGTGGGCGAGCGGTTCTGCGTGCGCAACTCCGGCGCCGTCGCGGTCGTCGAGGGGGTCGGGGACCACGGCTGCGAGTACATGACCGGAGGCATCGCGGTCGTCCTCGGGGCGACCGGGCGCAACTTCGCCGCTGGCATGTCGGGCGGAGTGGCCTACGTGCTCGACCTGGACCCGGGCCTGGTCAACACCGAGCTGGTCGACCTGCTCCCGCTGCGCGAGTCCGACGCCACGACCCTCGAGGAGCTGCTGCGCCGACACCTGCGCTGGACCGACTCGACCGTCTCCGGCCGTCTCCTGCAGGACTGGGACGCCAGCCGGGCCCGTTTCACCCTCGTCCTTCCCCGCGACTACCAGCGCGTCCTCGACGTGCGTGCCCGAGCCGAGGCCGAGGGCCTCGACCTGCAGGGCGCGCAGGTCTGGGACCGGATCATGGAGGCTTCCCGTGGCTGA
- the lgt gene encoding prolipoprotein diacylglyceryl transferase: protein MSLLTGLAPTVLPSPTSGVWHLGFFPVRGYAMCILAGIVIAVWITQKRLSDRGGRAGLALDIAAWAVPFGILGGRLYHLITSPQAYFGEGGHPLDAFKIWNGGLGIWGAVALGAVGAWIGCRKQGIPLAVFGDCAAPGILLAQGIGRWGNWFNNEIYGGPTSLPWGLEIHQWDAAEGHAVLDAAGQPVVLGTYQPTFLYESIFCLVLALALVLLDRRVTLRAGQVLALYIAGYPIGRVVLEFMRTDDANHILGLRVNVWVSLIVFLLGAAMFVLFGRRSRPSELESLPTPGPDAPATASRALD, encoded by the coding sequence GTGAGCCTGCTGACGGGCCTGGCCCCCACCGTGCTGCCGAGCCCGACGTCGGGCGTCTGGCACCTCGGTTTCTTCCCCGTGCGGGGCTATGCCATGTGCATCCTCGCGGGCATCGTCATCGCCGTCTGGATCACCCAGAAGCGGCTCTCCGACCGCGGCGGGCGCGCTGGGCTGGCCCTCGACATCGCGGCCTGGGCGGTGCCCTTCGGCATCCTCGGTGGCCGGCTCTACCACCTGATCACCTCGCCGCAGGCCTACTTCGGAGAGGGCGGTCACCCGCTCGACGCGTTCAAGATCTGGAACGGTGGCCTGGGCATCTGGGGCGCGGTCGCCCTCGGTGCGGTGGGGGCCTGGATCGGGTGCCGGAAGCAGGGCATCCCGCTCGCGGTCTTCGGTGACTGCGCCGCCCCCGGCATCCTGCTCGCGCAGGGCATCGGTCGGTGGGGCAACTGGTTCAACAACGAGATCTACGGCGGCCCGACGAGCCTGCCCTGGGGTCTCGAGATCCACCAGTGGGACGCGGCCGAGGGTCATGCCGTGCTCGACGCCGCCGGGCAGCCGGTCGTGCTCGGCACCTACCAGCCGACCTTCCTGTACGAGTCGATCTTCTGCCTCGTGCTGGCCCTCGCGCTCGTGCTGCTCGACCGTCGGGTCACCCTGCGCGCAGGGCAGGTGCTGGCGCTGTACATCGCCGGCTACCCGATCGGTAGAGTGGTGCTGGAGTTCATGCGCACCGACGACGCCAACCACATCCTGGGTCTGCGGGTCAACGTGTGGGTGAGCCTGATCGTGTTCCTCCTCGGAGCCGCGATGTTCGTCCTCTTCGGCCGCCGATCGCGGCCCTCCGAGCTCGAGAGCCTCCCGACCCCGGGTCCTGACGCCCCCGCTACGGCGTCTCGCGCCCTGGACTGA
- the trpA gene encoding tryptophan synthase subunit alpha produces the protein MSGVSEVLAACRAEGRAALIGYLPVGYPDVPGSIEAMVAMVEAGVDIVEVGVPYSDPLMDGPVIQRAVEAALAGGSRVVDVLDATAAVRDAGAPSLVMTYWNLVLRRGVDGFAAELAASGCSGLITPDLIPDEAGAWIAAADAHDLDRVFLVAPSSTPERLATATSASRGFVYATSVMGVTGTRTTVGNAAEGLVARTREVTDLPVCVGLGVSTGEQAADVGRFADGVIVGSALVRCLLEAPDRASGIRALRELVAELAAGVRAGGAQRAAHAASARSTTAGAPA, from the coding sequence GTGAGCGGCGTCTCCGAGGTCCTGGCCGCCTGCCGCGCCGAGGGTCGCGCGGCGCTCATCGGCTACCTGCCCGTGGGCTACCCCGACGTGCCGGGGTCGATCGAGGCCATGGTCGCGATGGTCGAGGCGGGTGTCGACATCGTCGAGGTCGGCGTGCCCTACAGCGACCCGCTGATGGACGGCCCCGTCATCCAGCGGGCGGTCGAGGCCGCGCTCGCCGGCGGGTCGCGCGTGGTCGACGTGCTCGACGCCACCGCGGCCGTGCGCGACGCCGGGGCGCCGTCGCTGGTGATGACCTACTGGAACCTCGTGCTGCGCCGGGGGGTCGACGGCTTCGCCGCCGAGCTCGCCGCCAGCGGGTGCTCCGGGCTGATCACCCCCGACCTGATCCCCGACGAGGCCGGCGCCTGGATCGCGGCCGCCGACGCCCACGACCTCGACCGCGTCTTCCTCGTGGCGCCCAGCTCGACCCCCGAGCGACTGGCCACCGCCACCTCCGCGAGCCGCGGCTTCGTCTACGCCACGTCCGTGATGGGGGTGACCGGCACGCGTACGACGGTCGGCAACGCCGCCGAGGGGCTCGTGGCCCGCACCCGCGAGGTCACCGACCTGCCGGTGTGCGTGGGCCTGGGTGTCTCGACCGGTGAGCAGGCCGCCGACGTCGGCCGGTTCGCCGACGGGGTGATCGTCGGGTCGGCCCTGGTGCGGTGCCTCCTGGAGGCACCCGACCGGGCGAGCGGCATCCGGGCCCTGCGTGAGCTGGTCGCCGAGCTCGCGGCGGGCGTGCGGGCCGGTGGGGCGCAGCGCGCCGCCCACGCGGCGAGCGCCCGGTCGACCACGGCGGGTGCACCGGCGTGA
- the trpB gene encoding tryptophan synthase subunit beta yields MTTTELTQAAPTPAAAPTPGRFGDFGGRYVPEALIPALEQLDEVRRKAMVDPEFVGELERLHRTYTGRPSIITEVPRFAEHAGGARIILKREDLNHTGSHKINNVLGQALLARRMGKQRVIAETGAGQHGVATATAAALLGLDCVVYMGKVDTERQALNVARMRLLGAEVVAVDNGSQTLKDAVNEALRDWVANVDDTHYVLGTVTGPHPFPEMVRDFHRVIGVEARAQVLDLVGRLPDVVLACIGGGSNAIGIFHRFLDDTQVRLVGLEAAGAGITTGKHAARFAAGEKGVLHGAFTYVMQDADGQTVESHSISAGLDYPSVGPEHSHLLDSGRAEYRAVTDVEAMEAFQLLCRTEGIIPAIESAHALAGAMQVGRELGPDAVLLVNLSGRGDKDVHTAAKYFGMLDDEQLSQAGAQV; encoded by the coding sequence ATGACCACGACCGAGCTCACGCAGGCAGCACCCACCCCGGCCGCCGCGCCCACCCCTGGGCGCTTCGGCGACTTCGGCGGTCGCTACGTGCCCGAGGCCCTCATCCCAGCGCTGGAGCAGCTCGACGAGGTGCGGCGCAAGGCGATGGTCGACCCCGAGTTCGTCGGTGAGCTCGAGCGGCTGCACCGCACCTACACCGGCCGGCCCAGCATCATCACCGAGGTGCCCCGCTTCGCCGAGCACGCAGGCGGGGCCCGGATCATCCTCAAGCGCGAGGACCTCAACCACACCGGCTCGCACAAGATCAACAACGTGCTCGGGCAGGCCCTGCTCGCCAGGCGCATGGGCAAGCAGCGGGTCATCGCCGAGACCGGCGCCGGCCAGCACGGCGTGGCCACTGCCACGGCGGCCGCGCTGCTGGGGCTGGACTGCGTCGTCTACATGGGCAAGGTCGACACCGAGCGCCAAGCGCTCAACGTCGCCCGCATGCGCCTGCTGGGGGCCGAGGTCGTGGCCGTCGACAACGGCAGCCAGACCCTGAAGGACGCCGTCAACGAGGCGTTGCGCGACTGGGTCGCCAACGTCGACGACACCCACTACGTGCTCGGCACCGTCACCGGTCCGCACCCCTTCCCCGAGATGGTCCGCGACTTCCACCGCGTCATCGGGGTGGAGGCGCGCGCCCAGGTCCTCGACCTCGTGGGGCGCCTGCCGGACGTCGTCCTGGCCTGCATCGGTGGTGGCTCCAACGCGATCGGCATCTTCCACCGCTTCCTCGACGACACCCAGGTGCGCCTCGTCGGTCTCGAGGCGGCCGGGGCCGGGATCACGACCGGCAAGCACGCCGCTCGATTCGCCGCGGGCGAGAAGGGCGTCCTGCACGGGGCCTTCACCTACGTCATGCAGGACGCCGACGGCCAGACCGTCGAGTCCCACTCGATCTCGGCCGGTCTCGACTACCCGAGCGTCGGGCCCGAGCACTCCCACCTGCTCGACAGCGGCCGGGCGGAGTACCGCGCCGTCACCGACGTCGAGGCCATGGAGGCGTTCCAGCTGCTGTGCCGCACCGAGGGCATCATCCCGGCCATCGAGTCAGCCCACGCCCTCGCCGGCGCCATGCAGGTCGGCCGCGAGCTCGGGCCCGACGCGGTGCTGCTGGTGAACCTCTCCGGCCGCGGCGACAAGGACGTGCACACCGCCGCGAAGTACTTCGGCATGCTCGACGACGAGCAACTCTCGCAGGCCGGGGCCCAGGTGTGA
- the trpC gene encoding indole-3-glycerol phosphate synthase TrpC: MSPAPSVLHDLIVGVRADLAEREALVSRDDLQRRLPDVAPAIDATTALRRARGLAVVAEVKRSSPSKGALAPIADPAALAASYAAGGATAVSVLTERHRFGGSLDDLAAVRAAVRVPVLRKDFMVTPYQIDESRAWGADLVLLIVAALAQADLVAMREQAEALGMTALVEVHDEEETRRALDAGATVVGVNARNLKTLEVDRSTFARLRPLVPDDVVTIAESGVRDLADVQAYADAGARGVLVGEALVTGGTPTRTVADFAAVVPNLVPQTVEVAR, translated from the coding sequence GTGTCACCTGCTCCCTCCGTCCTTCACGACCTCATCGTCGGTGTCCGGGCCGACCTCGCCGAGCGCGAGGCGCTCGTGAGCCGCGACGACCTCCAGCGCCGCCTGCCCGACGTGGCCCCGGCGATCGACGCCACGACCGCCCTCCGTCGGGCTCGGGGGCTCGCCGTCGTCGCGGAGGTCAAGCGGTCGAGCCCGAGCAAGGGCGCCCTCGCCCCCATCGCGGACCCGGCGGCGCTCGCCGCGTCGTATGCGGCAGGCGGGGCCACGGCCGTGAGCGTGCTCACCGAGCGACACCGCTTCGGCGGCAGCCTCGACGACCTCGCGGCGGTGCGCGCCGCGGTGCGGGTGCCGGTCCTGCGCAAGGACTTCATGGTGACCCCGTACCAGATCGACGAGTCGCGCGCCTGGGGTGCCGACCTCGTCCTGCTCATCGTCGCGGCCCTCGCCCAGGCCGACCTCGTGGCGATGCGCGAGCAGGCCGAGGCGCTCGGCATGACCGCCCTCGTCGAGGTGCACGACGAGGAGGAGACGCGTCGGGCGCTCGACGCGGGGGCCACGGTCGTCGGTGTCAACGCCCGCAACCTCAAGACCCTCGAGGTCGACCGCTCCACGTTCGCCCGACTGCGCCCGCTGGTGCCCGACGACGTCGTCACCATCGCCGAGTCGGGGGTGCGCGACCTCGCCGACGTCCAGGCGTACGCCGATGCCGGCGCGCGCGGCGTGCTCGTGGGGGAGGCCCTCGTCACCGGGGGCACCCCGACCCGGACCGTGGCGGACTTCGCCGCGGTCGTGCCCAACCTCGTCCCGCAGACCGTGGAGGTGGCCCGATGA
- a CDS encoding DUF2752 domain-containing protein, with amino-acid sequence MAASEHRPALLHRSAGGRGRSLVEVGAGTAALAAVLARLHATRGYDVLPLLPVPLCPFHAATGLWCPVCGSLRAVASLTRLDVAGALSSNLLVTALLPLLALAVLSPAVTSVTGRRVPAPTLDNRAWVVLGVAFSVFTVWRNLPGLPLSGWLAP; translated from the coding sequence ATGGCCGCGTCCGAGCACAGGCCCGCCCTCCTCCACCGCAGCGCCGGTGGGCGAGGGCGGTCTCTCGTCGAGGTGGGTGCCGGGACGGCCGCCCTCGCCGCCGTGCTCGCGCGGCTGCACGCCACGCGTGGCTACGACGTCCTGCCCCTGCTCCCTGTGCCCCTGTGCCCCTTCCACGCGGCGACGGGCCTGTGGTGCCCGGTCTGCGGGAGCCTGCGCGCTGTCGCCTCGCTGACCCGTCTCGACGTCGCCGGGGCGCTGTCGTCCAACCTCCTCGTCACGGCGCTGCTGCCGCTGCTGGCGCTCGCGGTGCTGAGCCCGGCGGTGACCTCCGTCACCGGTCGGCGGGTGCCGGCCCCGACCCTCGACAACCGCGCCTGGGTCGTGCTGGGGGTGGCGTTCTCGGTGTTCACCGTCTGGCGCAACCTGCCCGGCCTGCCGCTGTCGGGCTGGCTGGCCCCCTGA
- a CDS encoding RDD family protein — MSYGTPPPGGPSDSGENPPQNPGYGSAPPPPPAYGAPPPPPAYGAPQPAYGAPQPPYGGPASGEAPSPYGQAPPPYGAAPGGAAGALAQWPQRAVGWLIDFVALSIPFYVLSALSGGRGGFLYVLGVLYLIGISVWNRYLKGGSTGQTIGRGVAGVRLVSEKTGEPIGAVMAFVRDLAHLVDSVICYVGWLFPLWDSKRQTLADKIVGTVVVVAPKA; from the coding sequence ATGTCCTACGGCACCCCGCCACCCGGAGGTCCGTCCGACTCCGGGGAGAACCCTCCCCAGAACCCTGGCTACGGGTCCGCCCCGCCGCCGCCGCCGGCCTACGGCGCGCCACCGCCCCCGCCGGCCTACGGCGCACCTCAGCCGGCCTACGGCGCACCTCAGCCCCCCTACGGTGGACCGGCCTCCGGCGAGGCTCCGTCCCCCTACGGCCAGGCCCCGCCTCCGTATGGTGCCGCCCCCGGTGGCGCCGCGGGTGCCCTGGCCCAGTGGCCGCAGCGGGCCGTGGGCTGGCTGATCGACTTCGTCGCGCTCTCCATCCCGTTCTACGTCCTGTCGGCGCTGAGCGGCGGCAGAGGCGGGTTCCTCTATGTCCTCGGCGTCCTCTACCTCATCGGCATCTCCGTCTGGAACCGCTACCTGAAGGGCGGGTCCACCGGCCAGACCATCGGTCGTGGAGTGGCCGGCGTGCGCCTGGTGTCGGAGAAGACGGGTGAGCCGATCGGTGCGGTCATGGCGTTCGTGCGTGACCTGGCGCACCTCGTCGACAGCGTCATCTGCTACGTCGGCTGGCTCTTCCCCCTGTGGGACTCCAAGCGTCAGACGCTCGCCGACAAGATCGTCGGCACCGTCGTCGTCGTCGCACCCAAGGCCTGA
- a CDS encoding HGxxPAAW family protein, whose protein sequence is MSEQAQVDGHAVVEHTESHGHSTAAWTGVGGVMLGSLVMSLAVIFPSIAWFVIGAVIVVAAAAAGKILSLAGFGAHAAKAGTREGRAKGAHEPGSSRHDSGTS, encoded by the coding sequence ATGAGCGAGCAGGCCCAGGTCGACGGCCACGCCGTCGTCGAGCACACCGAGAGCCACGGTCACAGCACCGCGGCCTGGACGGGTGTCGGAGGCGTCATGCTGGGCTCCCTGGTGATGTCGCTCGCCGTCATCTTCCCCTCCATCGCATGGTTCGTCATCGGCGCCGTGATCGTGGTCGCCGCCGCCGCAGCCGGCAAGATCCTGTCGCTGGCGGGCTTCGGGGCGCACGCGGCCAAGGCCGGCACCCGCGAGGGCCGGGCCAAGGGCGCCCACGAGCCCGGCTCGAGCCGTCACGACAGCGGCACCTCCTGA
- a CDS encoding Trp biosynthesis-associated membrane protein: MTAWLTKRRAALGLLLPSLAVVILGSRPWVTGRTSDVVLAGRGLTVTGDQAAPGLVALGLVAVAASVAVLTTGRRLRQVSSVLLTLAALGALALTVGVLRDPSAALSAGSGPGAVGAASATPGSLTPWPWSALLAAVLTTVLGALSLPAGRGWEGLSSRFERPSTPDAAQGLEPGAGEGAGEERTHAPDLPPAATAWDALSEGHDPTDDDPATT, from the coding sequence GTGACGGCCTGGCTCACCAAGCGCCGGGCCGCCCTCGGCCTCCTGCTGCCCAGCCTCGCGGTCGTGATCCTCGGCAGCCGCCCGTGGGTGACCGGCCGCACCAGCGACGTGGTCCTGGCGGGTCGGGGGCTGACGGTGACCGGTGACCAGGCCGCGCCCGGCCTCGTCGCCCTCGGCCTCGTGGCCGTCGCCGCCAGCGTGGCCGTGCTGACGACCGGTCGTCGCCTGCGGCAGGTCTCCTCGGTGCTGCTGACGCTGGCCGCCCTCGGGGCGCTGGCCCTCACCGTCGGCGTCCTGCGTGACCCCTCGGCGGCGCTGTCGGCCGGCAGCGGGCCCGGCGCGGTCGGTGCGGCGTCGGCGACCCCCGGCTCGCTCACCCCGTGGCCCTGGTCGGCCCTCCTGGCGGCCGTCCTCACCACCGTGCTCGGCGCCCTGTCGCTGCCTGCGGGGCGGGGGTGGGAGGGGCTCTCGAGCCGTTTCGAGCGGCCCTCCACGCCGGACGCGGCCCAGGGTCTGGAGCCCGGTGCCGGCGAGGGAGCAGGCGAGGAGCGGACCCACGCGCCCGACCTGCCCCCCGCGGCGACAGCCTGGGACGCCCTGAGCGAGGGACACGACCCGACCGACGACGACCCGGCGACGACCTGA